A part of Acidobacteriota bacterium genomic DNA contains:
- a CDS encoding bifunctional riboflavin kinase/FAD synthetase has translation MNIWNGLQELPEDDGRFVATIGNYDGVHLGHQAILKRIVERARQKDLRSLLITFDPHPLSVVAPERQPSLIQTRGQKLDSLRATGISDLCIIPFDRGIAVQDGRSFFRETLAPNLQFSEIHVGDNFRFGRGRKGDVPLLRELGESFEFEVHDVDPIVVDDLPVSSSRIREAIANGDVDKAARMLGRPFELVGEIVRGEGRGRKLDCPTANLMTSGSLLPATGVYITECLVTATRYGGMTNVGTRPTFDDGAISVETHLLGYDGELYGQEMTVRFLTHLREEARFDGPESLADQLARDRAASLAYFENAAFPIG, from the coding sequence ATGAATATCTGGAACGGACTGCAGGAACTACCCGAGGACGACGGACGCTTCGTCGCGACCATCGGAAACTACGACGGGGTCCATCTCGGTCATCAGGCGATCCTCAAACGGATCGTCGAGCGTGCACGACAGAAAGACCTGCGCTCGCTCCTGATCACTTTCGATCCTCACCCGCTCAGTGTGGTGGCGCCGGAGCGACAGCCCAGCCTGATACAGACCCGCGGCCAGAAGCTGGACAGCCTGCGAGCCACCGGGATCAGCGATCTCTGCATCATCCCCTTCGATCGTGGGATTGCGGTGCAGGATGGCCGAAGCTTCTTTCGCGAGACCCTCGCACCCAACCTCCAGTTCAGCGAGATCCATGTCGGCGACAATTTCCGCTTCGGACGGGGTCGCAAGGGAGACGTCCCACTCCTCCGTGAGTTGGGCGAGTCGTTCGAGTTCGAGGTTCACGACGTCGACCCGATCGTCGTCGATGACCTCCCCGTCTCGTCGTCCCGTATCCGCGAGGCGATCGCCAACGGCGATGTCGACAAGGCGGCGCGGATGCTCGGTCGTCCCTTCGAACTGGTCGGCGAGATCGTCCGTGGCGAGGGTCGCGGTCGGAAGCTCGATTGCCCGACGGCCAACCTGATGACCTCAGGCAGTCTCCTCCCGGCGACCGGCGTCTACATCACCGAGTGTCTCGTCACCGCGACTCGCTATGGCGGGATGACCAACGTCGGGACCCGCCCCACGTTCGATGACGGGGCGATCTCCGTCGAGACCCATCTGCTGGGCTACGATGGCGAGCTCTACGGCCAGGAGATGACCGTCCGCTTCCTGACCCACCTGCGGGAAGAGGCCCGCTTCGACGGACCGGAGTCGCTGGCCGACCAACTCGCACGAGATCGGGCGGCGTCATTGGCCTACTTCGAGAACGCCGCGTTCCCCATCGGCTAG
- a CDS encoding deoxyribonuclease IV — protein sequence MAVKRARLGSHMSIAGGIPLALERADRVDSTALQVFVKSARQWTPKPLPEDDIKAFRQGLEARGLGPYVIAHATYLINLASPDEAMRKRSIDALAQEIERCELLGIPGLVLHPGSHMKDGEEVGLERVARSLDAIFAPKRRVRKGAVRVLLENTAGQGTNLGHRFEHLQRILELAKSRERLAVCFDTCHALAAGYDVATPSGYKATMKEVESTFGTENIRAFHLNDSKHELGSRRDRHEHIGDGHVGIEGFRALLNDRRFHDVPMVLETAKDEDLEDDRRNLARLRALLPKSRR from the coding sequence ATGGCCGTCAAACGCGCTCGCCTGGGTTCCCACATGTCGATCGCCGGGGGCATACCCCTGGCGCTGGAGCGTGCCGATCGTGTCGATTCGACGGCGCTTCAGGTGTTTGTCAAGTCGGCCCGCCAGTGGACCCCGAAACCGTTGCCCGAGGACGACATCAAGGCGTTTCGGCAGGGGCTGGAGGCGCGGGGTCTCGGACCGTACGTGATCGCTCACGCGACGTACCTGATCAATCTCGCCTCCCCGGACGAGGCGATGCGCAAGCGCTCCATCGACGCGCTGGCACAGGAGATCGAGCGATGTGAGTTGCTTGGAATTCCCGGTCTGGTTCTTCACCCCGGCTCTCACATGAAAGACGGGGAGGAGGTCGGCCTCGAACGCGTGGCCCGTTCACTGGATGCGATCTTCGCGCCGAAGAGAAGGGTTCGAAAAGGCGCGGTCAGGGTGCTGCTCGAGAACACCGCCGGCCAGGGAACCAATCTGGGTCACCGGTTCGAACACCTGCAACGGATCCTCGAGTTGGCGAAGTCGCGGGAGCGACTGGCCGTCTGCTTCGACACCTGTCACGCCCTGGCGGCCGGCTACGACGTCGCCACCCCGTCCGGCTACAAGGCGACGATGAAGGAGGTGGAGTCCACTTTCGGCACGGAGAACATCCGGGCCTTCCACCTCAACGACTCGAAGCACGAGCTCGGCAGCCGACGCGATCGACACGAGCATATCGGCGACGGACATGTCGGCATCGAGGGCTTTCGCGCCTTGCTGAACGACCGACGCTTCCACGACGTCCCGATGGTTCTCGAGACCGCCAAGGACGAGGATCTCGAGGACGATCGTCGTAATCTTGCGCGCCTGCGAGCGTTGTTGCCGAAGTCACGCCGTTGA
- the tmk gene encoding dTMP kinase produces MNGRFITFEGTEGCGKSTQLRLLAERWTTAGRDVVCTREPGGTEIGRALRGLLLRPTDQPMAAETELLLYTADRAQHLTQVIQPALARGALVLCDRYLDATVAYQGYGRGLSVETIERLHELPPLDRRPDRTLWIDIDPAEGLQRARSRDAQDGCAAAEGRFEAETLAFHRRVHDGYRALARREPRRIHVVDGHDSIETVHARVCAAIDDLLEVPS; encoded by the coding sequence GTGAACGGCCGGTTCATCACCTTCGAGGGCACCGAGGGCTGCGGTAAATCGACACAACTACGTCTGTTGGCGGAACGCTGGACCACCGCCGGGCGGGATGTTGTCTGCACCCGCGAGCCCGGTGGTACCGAGATCGGTCGTGCGCTGCGTGGGTTGCTGCTCCGACCGACCGACCAACCGATGGCCGCCGAGACCGAACTGCTGCTCTACACCGCCGATCGTGCGCAACATCTCACCCAGGTGATCCAACCGGCTCTCGCCCGCGGGGCGCTGGTCCTCTGTGACCGCTACCTCGATGCCACCGTGGCCTACCAGGGCTATGGGCGGGGTCTGAGCGTCGAGACCATCGAACGACTGCACGAACTGCCCCCCCTCGATCGGCGTCCCGATCGAACGCTGTGGATCGACATCGATCCGGCGGAGGGGCTGCAACGGGCCAGGTCCCGTGACGCCCAGGATGGCTGCGCCGCCGCCGAGGGGCGCTTCGAGGCCGAGACGTTGGCGTTCCATCGCAGGGTCCACGATGGCTACCGCGCCCTGGCCCGACGGGAGCCCCGGCGGATCCATGTCGTCGATGGCCACGATTCGATCGAGACCGTCCATGCCCGGGTGTGTGCGGCGATCGACGATCTCCTGGAGGTTCCTTCGTGA
- the fusA gene encoding elongation factor G, whose product MKVYKTKDVRNVVLLGHGDSGKTTLTSHLLFTSGTLKRLGKVDDGTAVTDFDDEETHRKISLQTAIAPVEWNQHKINVIDTPGYSSFVADALGGVAVADSAFILVDAVAGPEVITRRTFRFATARTLPIVFVVNKMDRDSASFERTVAAIQDRFGRESIPLQIPLGEEAAFDGAVDLLTMKAHRYEKDGKGTYKEEDIPGELKDAAGTARAVLVEMVAETDDALMEAFFENGELTNEQVREGLAKGLRERTVMPILCSSSLHGVGIQDLLELSVQMMPAPTESRPRKGTDADGKEVDCPISPDDPVKLFVFKTVADPFAGQLSLFRVVSGTLTDGATLLNVRAGQNERIAHVAYSQGKTIEQISELHAGDLGVVAKLKDTQTNDSLCDPAHAIKMKPVAFPEPSISFAVEPKSKGDEEKISTALHRLIDEDPVLRAGRDGKTHELLLSGTDQVHVEVAIAKMKKKFGVDAILKQPKVPYLETIKKRSGQVNGRHKKQSGGRGQFGDCVIEMEPLPRGSGFEFVDKIFGGSIPQNFRPAVQKGIVETAARGWLSGNPMIDFRVTLVDGSYHTVDSSEMAFKIAGSVAFKAAMDKCKPTLLEPVMNVEITIPEDFMGDIMGDLSSRRGKPQGMDADGDYQVIRAQVPMAEMLTYASTLKSITSDRGTYHMEFSHYEEAPSNVREQVMGEYRKSQEAHS is encoded by the coding sequence ATGAAGGTCTACAAGACCAAGGACGTTCGCAACGTTGTGCTGCTGGGTCACGGCGACTCCGGAAAGACGACCCTGACGTCTCATCTGTTGTTCACCTCCGGAACGCTCAAGCGTCTCGGCAAGGTCGACGACGGCACCGCAGTCACCGACTTCGACGATGAGGAGACCCACCGCAAGATCTCCCTCCAGACGGCCATCGCACCGGTCGAGTGGAATCAGCACAAGATCAACGTGATCGACACGCCGGGGTATTCGTCCTTCGTCGCCGATGCGCTCGGCGGCGTCGCCGTCGCCGACTCCGCGTTCATCCTGGTCGACGCCGTCGCCGGTCCCGAGGTGATCACCCGACGGACCTTCCGTTTCGCCACGGCACGCACCCTGCCGATCGTCTTCGTCGTCAACAAGATGGACCGCGATAGCGCGTCGTTCGAACGAACCGTCGCCGCGATTCAGGATCGTTTCGGTCGCGAGTCCATTCCGCTGCAGATCCCGCTCGGCGAGGAGGCGGCGTTCGACGGTGCCGTCGACCTGCTGACGATGAAGGCCCACCGTTACGAGAAGGACGGCAAGGGCACGTATAAAGAGGAAGACATTCCGGGCGAGCTGAAAGATGCGGCCGGGACCGCCCGCGCGGTGCTCGTCGAGATGGTTGCCGAGACCGATGACGCGCTGATGGAAGCGTTCTTCGAGAACGGCGAGTTGACCAACGAACAGGTTCGCGAGGGTCTGGCCAAGGGTCTCCGTGAACGGACCGTCATGCCGATCCTCTGCTCCTCCTCGCTTCATGGTGTCGGGATCCAGGACCTGCTGGAGTTGTCCGTCCAGATGATGCCCGCGCCGACCGAGTCTCGGCCCCGCAAGGGCACCGACGCCGACGGGAAAGAGGTCGACTGCCCGATCTCGCCCGACGATCCCGTCAAACTCTTCGTGTTCAAGACCGTTGCCGACCCGTTCGCCGGGCAGCTCTCGCTGTTCCGTGTCGTCTCCGGCACCCTCACTGACGGCGCGACCCTGCTGAATGTCCGCGCAGGCCAGAACGAGCGGATCGCGCACGTCGCCTACTCACAGGGCAAGACGATCGAGCAGATCAGCGAGCTGCACGCCGGCGATCTGGGCGTCGTCGCCAAGCTCAAGGACACCCAGACCAACGACTCACTCTGCGACCCTGCCCACGCCATCAAGATGAAGCCGGTCGCGTTTCCCGAACCGTCCATCTCGTTCGCCGTCGAACCGAAGTCCAAGGGCGACGAAGAGAAGATCAGCACGGCGCTGCACCGACTGATCGACGAGGACCCCGTCCTGCGGGCCGGACGCGACGGCAAGACCCACGAACTGCTGCTCTCGGGTACCGACCAGGTTCATGTCGAGGTCGCCATCGCCAAGATGAAGAAGAAGTTCGGAGTCGACGCGATCCTCAAGCAGCCGAAGGTCCCCTACCTCGAGACCATCAAGAAGAGATCGGGCCAGGTCAACGGACGCCACAAGAAGCAGTCCGGTGGGCGTGGCCAGTTCGGCGACTGTGTGATCGAGATGGAACCGCTCCCCCGCGGCAGCGGCTTCGAGTTCGTCGACAAGATCTTCGGTGGATCGATCCCTCAGAACTTCCGTCCCGCCGTCCAGAAGGGCATCGTCGAGACCGCGGCCCGTGGCTGGCTCAGCGGCAACCCGATGATCGATTTCCGCGTGACGCTGGTGGACGGTTCGTATCACACCGTCGACTCGTCGGAGATGGCGTTCAAGATCGCCGGCTCGGTCGCCTTCAAGGCGGCGATGGACAAGTGCAAGCCCACGCTCCTGGAACCGGTCATGAACGTCGAGATCACGATTCCCGAGGACTTCATGGGCGACATCATGGGCGACCTGTCCTCCCGGCGCGGCAAGCCACAGGGGATGGACGCCGATGGCGACTACCAGGTGATCCGCGCGCAGGTGCCGATGGCAGAGATGCTGACCTACGCCTCCACACTCAAGTCGATCACTTCCGATCGCGGCACGTACCACATGGAGTTCAGCCACTACGAAGAAGCTCCAAGCAACGTACGCGAACAGGTGATGGGCGAGTACCGCAAGTCTCAGGAAGCCCATTCCTGA
- the asnS gene encoding asparagine--tRNA ligase — MTRDFVYIDELGDHVDQVVTIKGWISQKRSSGRIKFLVVRDGSGYLQCVAFVKDVSPELFETVDAAPIESSVAVRGLVKKDDRAPGGYEMALQELTVIAESDDFPIQPKEHGPEFLFDQRHLYLRSRTPQAVLGVRNEVLMACRDFYYERGYVLIDAPILTPAACEGTTTLFETDYFGQTAYLAQSGQLYQEPACMAFGRVYCLGPTFRAEKSKTRRHLTEFWMCEPEVAFMELPALLELAEEFVSYIAARVLDRCKEQLKTLERDPAKLEAIVPPFPRLTYTEASKILLEPAMQARMDEAGAPRFTDGSDFGGLDETLLTERFDRPVIVTHWPNEIKAFYMQPDADDPTKALAMDVIAPEGYGEIIGGSQRIHDHDLLLKRIQDHDLPVEAFQWYLDIRKQGSVPHSGFGMGIERVVTWMCGIPHLRETIPYPRQIHRLYP, encoded by the coding sequence ATGACTCGCGACTTCGTCTACATCGACGAACTGGGCGACCACGTCGACCAGGTCGTTACGATCAAGGGCTGGATCTCCCAGAAACGATCCTCCGGCCGCATCAAATTTCTCGTGGTGCGAGACGGCAGTGGCTACCTGCAGTGCGTGGCGTTCGTCAAGGACGTAAGCCCCGAGCTGTTCGAGACCGTTGATGCAGCACCGATCGAGTCGTCCGTCGCCGTACGCGGGCTGGTAAAGAAGGACGACCGTGCGCCCGGTGGCTACGAGATGGCCCTGCAGGAGTTGACGGTCATCGCCGAGTCCGACGACTTCCCGATCCAGCCCAAGGAACATGGCCCGGAGTTCCTCTTCGACCAACGACACCTCTACCTGCGCTCACGAACTCCGCAGGCGGTGCTCGGTGTTCGCAACGAAGTCCTGATGGCTTGTCGCGACTTCTATTACGAGCGCGGGTACGTCTTGATCGACGCCCCGATTCTCACGCCGGCGGCCTGCGAGGGCACGACGACCCTCTTCGAGACCGACTACTTCGGACAGACGGCCTATCTGGCCCAGAGCGGCCAGCTCTATCAGGAGCCGGCCTGCATGGCGTTCGGCCGGGTCTACTGCCTTGGTCCGACGTTCCGGGCGGAGAAGTCCAAGACCCGACGTCACCTGACCGAGTTCTGGATGTGCGAGCCCGAGGTCGCGTTCATGGAGTTGCCGGCTCTCCTGGAGCTTGCCGAGGAGTTCGTCAGCTACATTGCGGCCAGGGTCCTCGACCGCTGCAAGGAACAACTCAAGACACTCGAACGGGACCCGGCCAAGCTGGAGGCGATCGTCCCACCGTTCCCGCGACTGACGTACACGGAGGCCTCGAAGATCCTCCTCGAGCCTGCGATGCAGGCGCGGATGGACGAGGCCGGCGCCCCCCGTTTCACCGACGGCAGCGATTTCGGCGGCCTTGATGAGACGCTCCTGACGGAGCGCTTCGATCGACCGGTGATCGTCACCCACTGGCCCAACGAGATCAAGGCGTTCTACATGCAACCCGACGCCGACGACCCGACGAAGGCGCTGGCGATGGATGTGATCGCCCCCGAGGGCTACGGCGAGATCATCGGCGGCTCCCAGAGAATCCACGACCACGATCTGTTGTTGAAACGGATCCAGGACCACGACCTGCCGGTCGAGGCGTTCCAGTGGTATCTCGACATCCGCAAGCAGGGCTCGGTACCGCACTCCGGGTTCGGGATGGGTATCGAACGGGTCGTCACCTGGATGTGCGGCATCCCCCATCTGCGGGAGACGATCCCCTACCCGCGCCAGATCCATCGGCTCTATCCTTGA
- a CDS encoding phosphatidylglycerophosphatase A yields the protein MDPHRASRRIDPSMLVATACGIGFVGIAPGTFGSLPGLFFAMLLGGMVHPLALVAGTVVVTLAGFATAGHAERELGMDDPGPVVIDEVAGQMLTLWFVPLNIGTLAAGFFLFRLMDVLKPFPARRLEKRHGATGIMLDDLVAGLYANLVLQILLRTLPAGWLTMP from the coding sequence TTGGACCCGCATAGAGCCTCACGACGGATCGACCCGTCCATGCTGGTCGCCACCGCATGTGGCATCGGCTTCGTCGGCATCGCCCCGGGGACTTTCGGCTCGCTCCCGGGCTTGTTCTTCGCAATGCTGCTCGGTGGCATGGTTCATCCGCTGGCCCTCGTGGCGGGAACGGTCGTCGTGACGCTCGCGGGCTTCGCGACCGCCGGTCACGCAGAGCGAGAGCTGGGCATGGACGATCCCGGTCCCGTCGTCATCGACGAGGTGGCGGGACAGATGCTGACGCTCTGGTTCGTCCCGCTGAATATCGGCACGCTGGCCGCCGGTTTCTTCCTCTTCAGGCTGATGGACGTGCTGAAACCGTTTCCGGCACGAAGACTGGAGAAACGGCACGGCGCGACGGGTATCATGTTGGACGATCTGGTCGCAGGTCTGTACGCCAACCTGGTCTTGCAGATCCTGCTTCGCACGCTCCCGGCGGGCTGGTTGACGATGCCATGA
- a CDS encoding M48 family metallopeptidase, with protein MDATVEPPKLIEDTTTAPCPHCEEPVPETAAISTHLFRESICRCDRCSTRFFWEAGEIVTEESVPQDGEVELAHAVEMEMQQTLATRWALVDRVTVRRYLNGLTRRLVSHLPGAPEAPRVTLCDDPGWWALAMPSGTVLLSTGLLASLEDEAEFAFVLAHEFAHAASRDVAMKMVRLGVDSLSKNDGQDAEKGWLDAAEDMIALGFGREREHAADEVAFRVTAECGYDLRSVDRFLDRVTDRVRVQDPVVTRYAVAHPSSKERKRRLDSFRHRQPISDAGRINREPFRRIAVAATRDPSWESVDELRGVESRPAGRSRPRWGLWLAWATLGGLVILAWRLLGAPLG; from the coding sequence ATGGATGCGACTGTCGAACCGCCAAAACTGATCGAGGACACCACGACCGCTCCCTGCCCCCATTGCGAGGAGCCGGTTCCTGAGACCGCGGCCATCTCGACCCACCTGTTCCGCGAATCGATCTGTCGCTGCGACCGATGCAGCACTCGCTTCTTCTGGGAGGCCGGTGAGATCGTCACCGAGGAGTCGGTCCCGCAGGACGGCGAGGTCGAACTGGCCCACGCGGTCGAGATGGAGATGCAGCAGACCCTCGCGACTCGTTGGGCGCTGGTCGATCGCGTCACGGTCCGCCGCTATCTGAACGGTCTGACTCGCCGATTGGTGTCGCATCTTCCGGGGGCACCAGAGGCCCCGCGCGTCACGCTCTGCGACGATCCCGGCTGGTGGGCCCTGGCGATGCCGTCGGGCACCGTTCTGCTCAGCACCGGTCTACTGGCGAGCCTCGAGGACGAGGCGGAGTTCGCCTTCGTACTGGCCCACGAGTTCGCCCACGCGGCGTCTCGCGATGTCGCCATGAAGATGGTGCGGCTTGGCGTCGACTCGCTGTCGAAGAACGACGGTCAGGATGCCGAGAAGGGTTGGCTGGATGCCGCCGAGGACATGATCGCGCTCGGGTTCGGTCGCGAACGGGAGCACGCGGCCGACGAGGTCGCCTTCCGGGTTACTGCCGAGTGTGGCTACGACCTCCGTTCGGTGGATCGATTTCTGGATCGTGTGACCGATCGGGTGCGCGTTCAGGATCCCGTCGTCACCCGCTACGCGGTGGCCCACCCGTCATCGAAGGAGCGCAAACGACGACTGGACAGCTTCCGCCATCGACAGCCGATCTCGGATGCGGGCCGGATCAACCGCGAACCGTTCCGCCGCATCGCCGTCGCCGCCACTCGCGATCCCAGCTGGGAGAGTGTCGACGAGCTACGAGGGGTCGAGTCACGTCCCGCAGGTCGATCGCGACCGCGCTGGGGGCTCTGGCTGGCCTGGGCGACGCTGGGTGGGTTGGTGATCCTGGCCTGGCGGCTGCTGGGTGCGCCACTGGGCTGA
- the rimO gene encoding 30S ribosomal protein S12 methylthiotransferase RimO: protein MSEDRTRRRVGVISLGCAKNLVDTEVMLGHLQEDGFELVTDPADADTIVVNTCGFIHDAREESLQTILEAAELKKTGKLQRLLVAGCMVQRYPDQLKENLPEVDGYIDLDGLHTVTALAGGESSPTSDLPMAGSSQPVAATYLYTDATPRLPATPGRSAYIKIAEGCDHSCSFCAIPGFRGGFRSRDPQSVVREARRLAAGGVREVNLIAQDSSHYGKDIGLDDGLAQLLIALDEVQALRWIRLHYLYPNTITQNLIETMAALPRVVNYVDLPLQHSHPAMLKRMRRGGSGEGHLKLLQRFRDAMDDPMLRTTLIVGFPGETDEEFEHLLEFVRAARFDHLGVFTYSHEENTPAISMTDDVPQEIKEQRHDRLMACQQEIRFREHDSRLGQTWTVLVEGAHPETEHLLVGRGPGQAPDVDGQVLINDGVAAPGDFVRVELTERAGYDMVGRVLGPA, encoded by the coding sequence TTGAGCGAGGACCGAACGCGACGACGCGTGGGGGTCATCAGCCTTGGCTGCGCCAAGAACCTCGTCGACACCGAGGTGATGCTGGGACATCTGCAGGAAGACGGCTTCGAGCTTGTGACGGATCCCGCCGACGCCGATACGATCGTCGTCAACACCTGTGGCTTCATCCACGACGCGCGGGAAGAGTCGTTGCAGACCATCCTCGAAGCCGCCGAGTTAAAGAAGACCGGAAAGCTACAGCGACTCCTCGTGGCGGGCTGCATGGTGCAGCGCTACCCGGATCAACTGAAAGAGAACCTGCCGGAGGTCGACGGCTACATCGATCTCGACGGACTGCACACCGTGACCGCACTGGCAGGCGGTGAGTCCTCGCCGACCAGCGACCTCCCGATGGCCGGATCGTCGCAGCCGGTGGCTGCGACCTACCTGTACACCGACGCGACCCCTCGCCTACCGGCGACGCCCGGTCGCTCCGCCTACATCAAGATCGCCGAGGGCTGCGACCACAGTTGCTCGTTCTGCGCGATCCCCGGCTTCCGCGGCGGCTTCAGATCCCGTGACCCCCAGAGCGTGGTTCGCGAGGCGCGTCGCCTGGCGGCAGGCGGTGTCCGCGAGGTCAATCTGATCGCCCAGGATTCCAGCCACTACGGCAAGGACATCGGTCTCGACGACGGCCTGGCTCAGTTGTTGATCGCGCTGGATGAGGTTCAGGCGTTACGCTGGATCCGCCTGCACTACCTCTACCCCAACACCATTACACAGAACCTGATCGAGACGATGGCCGCGCTGCCGCGGGTCGTCAACTACGTCGACCTACCGCTTCAGCACTCCCACCCGGCGATGCTCAAGCGCATGCGACGGGGCGGCTCCGGCGAGGGACACCTGAAACTGTTGCAGCGTTTCCGCGATGCGATGGACGATCCGATGCTGCGGACGACGCTTATCGTAGGCTTCCCCGGTGAGACCGACGAGGAGTTCGAGCATCTCCTGGAGTTCGTCCGTGCCGCTCGCTTCGATCATCTGGGCGTGTTCACTTACTCTCATGAAGAGAACACCCCGGCGATCTCGATGACCGACGACGTGCCCCAGGAGATCAAGGAGCAGCGTCACGATCGACTGATGGCCTGCCAGCAGGAGATCCGTTTCAGAGAGCACGACAGCCGCCTCGGACAGACGTGGACCGTCCTGGTCGAGGGCGCCCACCCCGAGACCGAGCATCTGCTCGTCGGTCGCGGACCCGGGCAGGCTCCCGATGTGGACGGTCAGGTACTCATCAACGACGGCGTGGCCGCACCCGGCGACTTCGTACGCGTCGAACTGACCGAGCGCGCCGGCTACGACATGGTGGGGAGAGTCCTTGGACCCGCATAG